A single window of Oncorhynchus tshawytscha isolate Ot180627B unplaced genomic scaffold, Otsh_v2.0 Un_contig_4912_pilon_pilon, whole genome shotgun sequence DNA harbors:
- the LOC112240589 gene encoding zinc finger protein 2 homolog isoform X2 encodes MDRDRASPSPSNLPESPGHNSPGSALLLDLKRVSVRLVDCRKTPGQSGTVREGHEEVDLISSSDTPNCRSLSGRSLSSGEPQQHVTDVTEKSLSRSEHLKKHQQRCRGKKTHHYCFDCGKSFTRRSGFIMHQRIHTREKPYCCSQCGKSFTCAGGLKVHQRIHTGEKPYSCPECGKCFTASNAFKYHLRIHTGERPYPCLDCGKSFNQSCNLTTHKLTHTGVKPYSCDQCGKSFNQAVHLTTHKLTHTGVKPYSCDQCGKRFAVASTLNRHQGTLLTVALSVGGAYHVADVTEKTLSRSEHLNKHQQRRTGRNLTAALTVGRVSQARVASLFTSGFTPERNRIDAFSLGRVSPVQEVLKYNKESVQERTLTDAQSVGRVSLLLKP; translated from the exons GACAGAGCTAGTCCGTCCCCTTCCAACCTGCCGGAGTCCCCTGGTCACAACTCTCCTGGTAGCGCCTTACTGCTGGATCTGAAGAGGGTGTCTGTGAGGCTGGTCGACTGCAGGAAAACACCAGGGCAGAGTGGAACTGTGAGAGAAGGACATGAGGAGGTTGATTTGATTTCATCAA GTGACACCCCTAACTGTCGTTCTCTCAGTGGGAGGAGCTTAtcatctggggagcctcaacaacatgtTACTGACGtgacagagaagagtctctccagatcagaacacctcaagaaacaccagcagagatGTAGAGGGAAGAAAACTCACCACTACTGCTttgactgtggaaagagtttcactcgcaggagtggcttcattaTGCACCAGCGGATTCACACCCGAGAGAAACCGTACTGCTGctctcagtgtgggaagagtttcacctGTGCAGGAGGTCTTAAAGTACACCAAAGAATCcatactggagagaagccttacagcTGCCCAGAATGTGGGAAGTGTTTTACTGCTTCTAACGCCTTCAAATATCATTTGCGAATTCATACAGGGGAGCGGCCTTACCCCTGCCTTGATTGTGGAAAGAGCTTCAACCAGTCATGCAACCTGACGACACACAAGCTAACACACACTGGagtgaagccttatagctgtgatcagtgtgggaagagcttcaatcaGGCAGTCCACCTGACGACACACAAGCTAACACACACTGGAGTGAAGCCTtacagctgtgatcagtgtggaaagCGCTTTGCTGTAGCTTCCACCCTGAATagacaccag GGGACTCTCCTAACCGTCGCGCTCTCAGTGGGAGGGGCTTATCACGTTGCTGACGTGACAGAGAAGactctctccagatcagaacatcTCAATAAACACCAGCAGAGACGTACAGGAAGAAacctcactgctgctctgactgtcgGAAGAGTTTCACAAGCCAGAGTGGCTTCATTATTCACCAGCGGATTCACACCCGAGAGAAATCGTATTGATGCTTTCAGTCTGGGAAGAGTTTCACCTGTCCAGGAAGTCTTAAAGTACAACAAAGAATCCGTACAGGAGAGAACCCTTACAGATGCTcagagtgtgggaagagtttcccTACTTCTCAAACCTTAA
- the LOC112240589 gene encoding zinc finger protein 2 homolog isoform X1, which translates to MDRDRASPSPSNLPESPGHNSPGSALLLDLKRVSVRLVDCRKTPGQSGTVREGHEEVDLISSSDTPNCRSLSGRSLSSGEPQQHVTDVTEKSLSRSEHLKKHQQRCRGKKTHHYCFDCGKSFTRRSGFIMHQRIHTREKPYCCSQCGKSFTCAGGLKVHQRIHTGEKPYSCPECGKCFTASNAFKYHLRIHTGERPYPCLDCGKSFNQSCNLTTHKLTHTGVKPYSCDQCGKSFNQAVHLTTHKLTHTGVKPYSCDQCGKRFAVASTLNRHQVTHTGVKPYSCDHCGKSFSVVSSLIRHQATHTGERTFVCLCGKSFALASTLTVHQRTHTGEKPYSCDQCGKSFAVSEKLTIHQRTHTGEKPYSCDQCGKSFSQSVHLNTHQRTHTGENPYSCDQCGKSFSQSVHLNSHQRTHTGEKPYSCEHCGKSFSQSGSLNSHQRTHTGEKPYVCFCGKSFAHLGPMKKHQKAKMCRISSSAPTPVPDP; encoded by the exons GACAGAGCTAGTCCGTCCCCTTCCAACCTGCCGGAGTCCCCTGGTCACAACTCTCCTGGTAGCGCCTTACTGCTGGATCTGAAGAGGGTGTCTGTGAGGCTGGTCGACTGCAGGAAAACACCAGGGCAGAGTGGAACTGTGAGAGAAGGACATGAGGAGGTTGATTTGATTTCATCAA GTGACACCCCTAACTGTCGTTCTCTCAGTGGGAGGAGCTTAtcatctggggagcctcaacaacatgtTACTGACGtgacagagaagagtctctccagatcagaacacctcaagaaacaccagcagagatGTAGAGGGAAGAAAACTCACCACTACTGCTttgactgtggaaagagtttcactcgcaggagtggcttcattaTGCACCAGCGGATTCACACCCGAGAGAAACCGTACTGCTGctctcagtgtgggaagagtttcacctGTGCAGGAGGTCTTAAAGTACACCAAAGAATCcatactggagagaagccttacagcTGCCCAGAATGTGGGAAGTGTTTTACTGCTTCTAACGCCTTCAAATATCATTTGCGAATTCATACAGGGGAGCGGCCTTACCCCTGCCTTGATTGTGGAAAGAGCTTCAACCAGTCATGCAACCTGACGACACACAAGCTAACACACACTGGagtgaagccttatagctgtgatcagtgtgggaagagcttcaatcaGGCAGTCCACCTGACGACACACAAGCTAACACACACTGGAGTGAAGCCTtacagctgtgatcagtgtggaaagCGCTTTGCTGTAGCTTCCACCCTGAATagacaccaggtaacacacacaggagttaagccttatagctgtgatcactGTGGGAAGAGCTTCTCTGTAGTTTCCTCCCTGATTAGACACCAGgcaacacacactggagagagaacttttgtctgtctatgtgggaagagctttgctcTAGCTTCCACCCTGACTGtacaccagcgaacacacactggagagaagccttatagctgtgatcagtgtggaaagAGCTTTGCTGTATCAGAAAAACTAACTAtacaccagcgaacacacacaggagaaaagccttatagctgtgatcagtgtgggaagagcttcagtcAATCAGTACACCTGAATacacaccagcgaacacacacaggagagaatccttatagctgtgatcagtgtgggaaaagCTTCAGTCAATCAGTACACCTGAATtcacaccagcgaacacacacaggagagaaaccttacagctGTGAGCATTGTGGAAAGAGTTTCAGTCAATCAGGGAGCCTAAATtcacaccagcgaacacacactggagagaaaccctatGTCTGTTTttgtgggaagagctttgctcATTTAGGGCCAATGAAAAAACACCAGAAAGCAAAAATGTGCCGTATTTCATCTTCCGCTCCGACACCGGTTCCAGATCCCTAA